In the genome of Streptomyces violaceoruber, the window GGTCATATTGGTCCGGACCTTTACAGTCCACCGCCGTCGAATCGGCGCCGCAGGGGAGGCTGAGCCGTGCGCGAGGTTCCCGTTCCCTCTCTCCCGCGCCGGTGCGCCCTGCTCTGCGGGACGCTCCTCCTGCTCACCTCCTGCGGCTGGGGCCCGGGTGGGGACGGTGAAGGCGGCGGGCTGCCCGCGGTGCCCACGGGCGTCACGGCCGAGGCCGGCAGCGCGACGACCGTGCACGTGATGTGGAACGCGGTCGACGACGTGCGGACCTACGAGGTGTACCGCGGCGGCACGCTGGTGAAGGAGGTGCCGAAGGCCGAGCGGATGGTGGACGTCACCCGGTTGCGCCCCTCGACGGCGTACGTCTTCACCGTGCGGGCACGGGACGCCGAGGGCCGGCTCGGGCCGCCCAGCCGGGAGGTGCGGGCGACCACTCCCGCGGCGGTGGCCGACGACCTGGCACCGACCCGCCCGGGAGACGTCCGCGGCCGGGCGGCGGGCAGCCGGGCGGTGCAGCTCACCTGGTCGGCGGCGAAGGACGACCGCGGTGTGGTGTCCTACGACGTCTACCAGGGCGACGCCAAGGTGCACAGCGTCGGCGGCAACCAGACGGCGGCCGTGGTGACCGGACTGCGGGCGGGCACCCGCTACGCGTTCACCGTGCGGGCCAGGGACGCCGCCGACAACGTCTCCCCCGCGGGCGCCGCCGTCCGGCTCACCACGCCGGGCACCGACGACGGACACGCCACCGCGCCCACGGACCTGCGCGCCGCCTCCCACCGGGCCGACGGGGCCTACTACCTGGACCTCTCCTGGGTCCCGCCGCGCACCGAGACACCGGTGACCGAGTACCGGATCCACCTGGACGGCCGTGCGGCGACCTCGCTGGTCTACGGCGCCGACGCACCGCGCGACCGCGCCGAGTACAGCTTCTACGCCGGCCGCGAGGCCGGGGTCGTGCACCGGGTGCGGATCCGGGCGCGGCTGGCCGACGGGACCTGGGGCGGCCTCTCGGCGGAACGGAAGGTGACATTGGGGGCCGACGGCTGACGTGCGGCCCGGCTCGGGGAAGTCCCGCTCGGGGACGCCCCGCTCGGGGAGGCCGTCACCTGGGCGGTCGCGCTCCGCATGCGGGCACGGTCGGCGCCCTGTTGGCTGCCAGAGGGGGCACGGGCGTTCCCGACCCCGGCGGCGCAAGGGATGTACCGCCGACCGTGCCGCCGGAGGGCAGTCCACATGCGCATCTCATCGCCGCTTCTCCGCTCCGGCGCCACCCTGGCGGCCGCCACCGTGCTGCCCGTCGCCCTGGCCGCCGCGCCGGCCCCGGCCGGACCGGGGATCTCCGTGAGCACCACCGGGACCACGGTGTCGGTCACCACCACGGCCTGCGCCCAGCTCAACGGCAGTTGGGGCACCGCCTCCCTGCTCACCAGCAGCCAGCGGGACTTCGCCCAGGGGCGTCAGGTGGCGCTGTCCGGCAGCGCTTCGGGCCAGTCCGCGGCCTGGTCGGGGATCTCGCCGGGCACGTACACGGTGATCGTCATGTGCTCCAACAACAGCACGGCGGGCACCCAGACGGTCATCGTCTCCTCGGCCCCCTCCCCCTCGCCCAGCCGCGCGGCCACTCCCACCCCGTCCGCCTCGCCCGGCGGCGTCATGGGCGGGCTCGGCGGTGCGGTCCAGGACTACGGCACGGCCACCCTGGTGGCGGGCGGCGCGCTGGTGGGGGCCGGCGTCATCGCCGGAGCCTGGTTCCTGCGCCGCCGCTCGAAGCCGTACCGGTTCTGAGCGGGCACCAGGGAAGGCCGTCAGGCCGGTTCGTCGCCGGGCAGTTCGGCGAACTCGGCCAGCGCGTGCACGAGCCACTGGGTCCAGAACGTCTCCAGGTCGATGCCGGCCCGCAGCACCAGGTGCCGCAGCCGGTCCTCGGGGCTGTCCCGGCCGGGCGGGAAGTCGCGCCGCTCGATCTCCTCGTATTCGGCCAACTGCCGCTCGTGCAGCTCCAGATGGCGTCGCAGGTCCGCCTCGACGCCGGCGGTGCCGACCACGGCGGCCGCGCGCAGCCGCAGCAGCATCGTGTCCCGCAGCGGCTTGGGGTCCTGCGGGGTTGCGGCCCAGCGGGACAGTTCGGCGCGGCCCGCGGGCAGGACCTCGTAGGACTTCTTCTGGCCGCGGGCCGGCTGCTGGTCGGGCAGCGCCCGGATCAGTCCCTGCGCCTCCAGTTTTCCCAGCTCGCGGTAGATCTGCTGGTGCGTCGCCGACCAGAAGTAGCCGATCGACCTGTCGAACCGGCGGGTCAGCTCCAGCCCGGACGACGGCTTTTCGACCAGGGCGGTGAGGATCGCGTGCGGGAGTGACATGGCCTCATCCTAGGGACGGCCCGTCCTCCGCCCGCGCTCCTCCCGCCCTCCGTCGGTACCTCTCCTACA includes:
- a CDS encoding fibronectin type III domain-containing protein codes for the protein MREVPVPSLPRRCALLCGTLLLLTSCGWGPGGDGEGGGLPAVPTGVTAEAGSATTVHVMWNAVDDVRTYEVYRGGTLVKEVPKAERMVDVTRLRPSTAYVFTVRARDAEGRLGPPSREVRATTPAAVADDLAPTRPGDVRGRAAGSRAVQLTWSAAKDDRGVVSYDVYQGDAKVHSVGGNQTAAVVTGLRAGTRYAFTVRARDAADNVSPAGAAVRLTTPGTDDGHATAPTDLRAASHRADGAYYLDLSWVPPRTETPVTEYRIHLDGRAATSLVYGADAPRDRAEYSFYAGREAGVVHRVRIRARLADGTWGGLSAERKVTLGADG
- a CDS encoding PadR family transcriptional regulator, which encodes MSLPHAILTALVEKPSSGLELTRRFDRSIGYFWSATHQQIYRELGKLEAQGLIRALPDQQPARGQKKSYEVLPAGRAELSRWAATPQDPKPLRDTMLLRLRAAAVVGTAGVEADLRRHLELHERQLAEYEEIERRDFPPGRDSPEDRLRHLVLRAGIDLETFWTQWLVHALAEFAELPGDEPA